A genomic segment from Sander vitreus isolate 19-12246 chromosome 3, sanVit1, whole genome shotgun sequence encodes:
- the LOC144512552 gene encoding LIM/homeobox protein Lhx1, with product MVHCAGCERPILDRFLLNVLDRAWHVKCVQCCECKCNLTEKCFSREGRLYCKNDFFRRFGTKCGGCSQGISPNDLVRRARSKVFHLNCFTCMMCNKQLSTGEELYIIDENKFVCKDDYLNNASVKDTNLLSVTACSDPSLSPDSQDPLQDDVVLKDTEIAALSDKETVNNENDDQNLGGKRRGPRTTIKAKQLETLKAAFAATPKPTRHIREQLAQETGLNMRVIQVWFQNRRSKERRMKQLSALGARRHAFFRSPRRMRTLVDRLEPGELIPNGPFSYYGDYQSEYYGPGPNYDFFPQGPPSSQAQTPVDLPFVPSSGPTGTPLGGMDHPLPGHHPSSEVQRFSDIMSHHPGDSPSPEPGIPGPLHSISSEVFGPSPPFTSLSLNGSGYSNHLSHPPSEMNEGTVW from the exons ATGGTCCACTGCGCCGGCTGCGAGAGGCCTATCCTGGACCGCTTTCTGCTCAACGTGCTGGACAGAGCCTGGCACGTCAAGTGCGTGCAGTGCTGCGAGTGCAAATGCAATTtgacagagaaatgtttttctcgAGAGGGGAGACTGTACTGCAAAAATGATTTCTTTAG ACGGTTCGGCACCAAGTGTGGAGGCTGTTCGCAGGGCATCTCTCCCAACGACCTGGTCCGCAGGGCCCGCAGCAAAGTCTTCCACCTCAATTGCTTCACGTGCATGATGTGCAACAAACAGCTGTCCACCGGGGAGGAGCTCTACATCATAGACGAGAACAAATTCGTTTGCAAAGACGATTACCTAAACAACGCCAGTGTAAAAGACACCAACCTCCTCTCAG TGACGGCGTGCAGCGACCCCAGTTTATCCCCGGACTCCCAGGACCCGCTGCAGGACGACGTGGTCCTGAAGGACACGGAGATCGCCGCCCTGTCCGACAAAGAGACGGTGAACAACGAGAACGACGACCAGAACCTGGGGGGGAAGCGGCGCGGTCCGCGGACCACCATCAAGGCCAAACAGCTGGAGACTCTGAAGGCGGCGTTCGCTGCCACCCCGAAACCCACCAGACACATCCGGGAACAGCTGGCCCAGGAGACCGGTCTCAACATGAGGGTCATCCAG gtgtggtTCCAGAACCGGCGGTCCAAAGAGAGGCGCATGAAGCAGCTGAGCGCGCTGGGCGCCCGGAGGCACGCCTTCTTCCGGAGCCCGAGGCGGATGAGGACGCTGGTGGACCGGCTGGAGCCCGGAGAGCTCATCCCCAACGGACCCTTCTCCTACTATGGAG ATTATCAAAGTGAGTACTACGGCCCGGGCCCGAACTATGACTTCTTCCCCCAGGGGCCCCCATCGTCGCAGGCTCAGACCCCGGTGGATCTCCCCTTTGTACCCTCCTCGGGCCCCACGGGCACTCCCCTCGGAGGCATGGACCACCCCCTGCCGGGCCACCACCCTTCCAGCGAGGTTCAGCGCTTCTCCGACATAATGTCCCACCACCCGGGGGACTCTCCCAGCCCGGAGCCCGGCATCCCGGGACCCCTGCACAGCATCTCCTCCGAGGTGTTCGGCCCGAGTCCGCCCTTTACCTCACTGTCGTTGAACGGCAGCGGATACAGCAACCACCTGTCCCACCCGCCCTCGGAAATGAACGAGGGCACCGTGTGGTAG